Proteins from a genomic interval of Geodermatophilus obscurus DSM 43160:
- a CDS encoding type II secretion system F family protein, whose protein sequence is MLPTPVLAAALAVALAVPLLGWALLARPQDAAARTRANLTRGLDLPGAAPARPRSRLLPGLVRALTPAGTVARLNRLAGAAGRPGEWPVPRLVAAKLVLAAVAAALGGLVVTAGPGPLTVLMAVGVTGVAYVVPELLLYSRGQERQQAIALELADTLDQMTIAVEAGLGFEAAMARAGRNGRGPLAEELVRTLQDIAVGQPRREAYLALAERTAVPDLRRFIRAVVQADAYGVSIADVLRTQAAEMRLKRRQRAEEKAMQIPVKVIFPLILCILPTLFIVLLGPAVLDIAAAFGG, encoded by the coding sequence ATGCTGCCGACCCCCGTGCTCGCGGCCGCGCTGGCCGTCGCCCTCGCCGTCCCGCTGCTGGGCTGGGCGCTGCTGGCCCGCCCGCAGGACGCCGCCGCCCGCACCCGCGCCAACCTGACCCGCGGCCTGGACCTGCCCGGCGCCGCGCCTGCCCGCCCGCGGTCCCGGCTGCTGCCGGGGCTGGTCCGTGCCCTGACCCCGGCCGGCACGGTCGCCCGGCTCAACCGGCTGGCCGGCGCCGCCGGGCGCCCGGGGGAGTGGCCGGTGCCCCGGCTGGTGGCGGCGAAGCTGGTGCTCGCCGCGGTGGCCGCGGCGCTCGGCGGGCTGGTGGTGACGGCGGGCCCCGGCCCGCTGACCGTGCTCATGGCGGTCGGGGTGACCGGCGTGGCCTACGTCGTGCCCGAGCTGCTGCTCTACAGCCGCGGGCAGGAGCGGCAGCAGGCGATCGCGCTGGAGCTGGCCGACACCCTCGACCAGATGACGATCGCGGTGGAGGCCGGGCTCGGCTTCGAGGCGGCGATGGCGCGGGCCGGGCGCAACGGTCGCGGCCCGCTGGCCGAGGAGCTCGTGCGCACGCTGCAGGACATCGCCGTCGGCCAGCCCCGCCGCGAGGCCTACCTGGCGCTGGCCGAGCGGACGGCGGTGCCCGACCTGCGCCGGTTCATCCGTGCGGTGGTGCAGGCCGACGCGTACGGCGTCTCGATCGCCGACGTGCTGCGCACCCAGGCGGCGGAGATGCGGCTCAAGCGGCGGCAGCGGGCCGAGGAGAAGGCGATGCAGATCCCGGTGAAGGTGATCTTCCCGCTGATCCTCTGCATCCTGCCGACGCTCTTCATCGTGCTGCTCGGTCCCGCCGTCCTGGACATCGCCGCGGCCTTCGGCGGCTGA
- a CDS encoding type II secretion system F family protein: MLPVAGLLAVTGALLLLALVVLPAGPRRVPLARLDPTVAPPASALAGASAAAGAAVERVLARRGLVARGTAALERAGVAVPLPDVVLLVGLATVVLGALGSLFGGLLLAVVFAAAAPLGTKVLLGLKRGRRQAAFADQLDDSLQLMASSLRAGHSLLRAVDAVSTEAAAPTSEEFARIVNETRVGRDLGDALDEVAERMDSDDFRWVAQAIGIHREVGGNLAEVLDTVGHTIRERNAIRRQVKALSAEGKLSAVVLMALPFGIVGFLSVTNPAYLAGFTEGLAGYLMIAAVVVLLTVGGLWLKKTVAIRF; the protein is encoded by the coding sequence ATGCTGCCCGTCGCGGGCCTGCTCGCGGTCACCGGCGCGCTCCTGCTGCTGGCCCTCGTCGTCCTCCCGGCCGGGCCACGGCGGGTGCCGCTGGCCCGGCTCGACCCCACGGTGGCGCCGCCGGCGTCCGCGCTGGCCGGCGCCTCGGCCGCGGCCGGCGCCGCGGTGGAGCGGGTGCTCGCCCGGCGCGGACTGGTGGCCCGCGGCACGGCGGCGCTGGAACGGGCGGGGGTGGCGGTGCCGCTACCGGACGTCGTCCTGCTGGTGGGCCTGGCCACCGTCGTCCTCGGGGCGCTGGGCTCGCTGTTCGGCGGGCTGCTGCTGGCGGTCGTGTTCGCGGCGGCGGCCCCGCTGGGCACCAAGGTGCTGCTCGGGCTGAAGCGCGGACGGCGGCAGGCGGCGTTCGCCGACCAGCTGGACGACTCGCTGCAGCTGATGGCGTCGAGCCTGCGCGCCGGGCACAGCCTGCTGCGGGCGGTCGACGCCGTCTCCACCGAGGCCGCCGCGCCGACGTCGGAGGAGTTCGCCCGGATCGTCAACGAGACCCGGGTGGGCCGCGATCTCGGCGACGCCCTCGACGAGGTGGCCGAGCGGATGGACAGCGACGACTTCCGCTGGGTCGCGCAGGCGATCGGCATCCACCGGGAGGTCGGCGGCAACCTGGCCGAGGTCCTCGACACGGTCGGGCACACCATCCGGGAGCGCAACGCCATCCGCCGGCAGGTCAAGGCGCTGTCGGCCGAGGGCAAGCTGTCGGCGGTGGTGCTGATGGCCCTGCCGTTCGGCATCGTCGGCTTCCTGTCGGTGACCAACCCCGCCTACCTGGCCGGCTTCACCGAGGGCCTGGCCGGCTACCTGATGATCGCCGCCGTCGTCGTGCTGCTCACCGTCGGCGGGTTGTGGCTCAAGAAGACCGTGGCGATCCGGTTCTGA
- a CDS encoding CpaF family protein — MNLASRLAAAQGRHAAPEAEAPTALPAPRVAAPVAVPPPTDALAKLKDRVAKALFERMGNRLNDPSLSEEQLRTIVLGELDEVVEEERVPLSAEERGRLTAELADDVLGYGPLQRLLDDPSVTEIMCNGPDAVYVEQDGRLVRTAARFTSEEHLRRVIDRIVSRVGRRIDESSPLVDARLADGSRVNAIIPPLAFSGSTLTIRKFAKDPFTVDDLIGFGTLSPEMAELLRACVEARLNVIVSGGTGTGKTTLLNVLSSFIPDGERIVTIEDAVELQLQQDHVVRLESRPPNIEGKGAITIRDLVRNSLRMRPDRIVVGECRGGESLDMLQAMNTGHDGSLSTVHANSPRDAIARLETLVLMAGMDLPLRAIREQIASAVDVVVQLTRLRDGTRRVTHVTEVQGMEGETVTLQDAFLFDYSAGVDAAGRFLGKPVPTGVRPRFTDRFDELGIRVSPRVFGTVEPRRGWA; from the coding sequence GTGAACCTCGCCTCGCGCCTCGCCGCGGCCCAGGGGCGGCACGCCGCACCGGAGGCCGAAGCGCCCACTGCGCTCCCGGCACCCCGGGTCGCCGCCCCGGTGGCCGTGCCGCCGCCCACCGACGCCCTCGCCAAGCTCAAGGACCGCGTCGCCAAGGCGCTGTTCGAGCGCATGGGCAACCGGTTGAACGACCCGTCGCTCTCCGAGGAGCAGCTGCGCACGATCGTCCTCGGTGAGCTCGACGAGGTGGTCGAGGAGGAGCGCGTCCCGCTGTCGGCCGAGGAGCGCGGGCGGCTGACCGCCGAGCTGGCCGACGACGTCCTCGGCTACGGCCCGCTGCAGCGGCTGCTGGACGACCCGAGCGTCACCGAGATCATGTGCAACGGCCCGGACGCGGTCTACGTCGAGCAGGACGGCCGGCTCGTCCGCACCGCCGCCCGGTTCACCTCCGAGGAGCACCTGCGCCGGGTCATCGACCGGATCGTCTCCCGGGTGGGACGGCGGATCGACGAGTCCTCGCCGCTGGTCGACGCCCGGCTGGCCGACGGCTCCCGGGTCAACGCGATCATCCCGCCGCTGGCCTTCAGCGGGTCGACGCTGACCATCCGCAAGTTCGCCAAGGACCCGTTCACCGTCGACGACCTGATCGGCTTCGGCACCCTCTCGCCGGAGATGGCCGAGCTGCTGCGCGCCTGCGTCGAGGCGCGGCTCAACGTCATCGTCTCCGGCGGTACCGGCACGGGTAAGACGACGCTGCTCAACGTGCTGTCCTCGTTCATCCCGGACGGCGAGCGGATCGTCACCATCGAGGACGCCGTCGAGCTGCAGCTGCAGCAGGACCACGTCGTCCGGCTGGAGTCCCGCCCGCCCAACATCGAGGGCAAGGGCGCGATCACCATCCGCGACCTGGTGCGCAACTCGCTGCGGATGCGCCCCGACCGGATCGTGGTCGGGGAGTGCCGCGGCGGGGAGTCCCTCGACATGCTGCAGGCGATGAACACCGGCCACGACGGGTCGCTGTCGACGGTGCACGCCAACTCCCCGCGCGACGCCATCGCGCGCCTGGAGACCCTCGTGCTCATGGCCGGCATGGACCTGCCGCTGCGCGCCATCCGCGAGCAGATCGCCTCGGCCGTCGACGTCGTCGTCCAGCTGACCCGGCTGCGCGACGGCACCCGCCGGGTCACGCACGTGACCGAGGTGCAGGGCATGGAGGGGGAGACGGTCACCCTGCAGGACGCGTTCCTCTTCGACTACTCCGCCGGGGTCGACGCGGCCGGCCGGTTCCTCGGCAAGCCGGTGCCGACCGGGGTGCGGCCGCGGTTCACCGACCGCTTCGACGAGCTCGGCATCCGGGTCTCGCCGCGGGTGTTCGGCACCGTCGAGCCGCGCCGGGGGTGGGCCTGA
- a CDS encoding AAA family ATPase: MSRVVLGAADEELVLRVKQATDGDVHVLPAGRLPADPARLFEQLVDGELPEVLLVGPLAPPQEVFSLAARLDVQCPGISVVLLADPAPQTWQEAMRAGVRDLLAPTADAGEIRAAVERAGSAAAGRRRVLRPVEETARYTGRVITVASPKGGVGKTTVSTNLAIGLTAAAPQSTVLVDLDVQFGDVASALGLTPEYALPDVAHGPAAEDTMVLKTFLTQHPSGLYAVCGAESPAAGDAVTGADVTRLLASLAREFRYVVVDTAPGLSEQTLAALDRATDVVMVTQHGRPRGPRAAQGARRAARAVHDPGRPARGHEPRRRQGRAVDARRRDGDRHRRGRRRPALGRGTGVDQPGGADRRRRPQGPGGQGAAAAGRPVRRHPDRPARPLPREAPGGVVTSACVHRAAS, translated from the coding sequence ATGAGTCGCGTGGTGCTCGGCGCAGCCGACGAGGAACTCGTCCTGCGCGTCAAGCAGGCGACCGACGGCGACGTGCACGTGCTGCCCGCCGGCCGGCTGCCCGCCGACCCGGCCCGGCTGTTCGAGCAGCTGGTCGACGGCGAGCTGCCCGAGGTCCTGCTGGTCGGCCCGCTGGCGCCGCCGCAGGAGGTCTTCTCCCTGGCCGCCCGGCTCGACGTGCAGTGCCCCGGCATCAGCGTCGTCCTGCTCGCCGACCCGGCGCCGCAGACCTGGCAGGAGGCGATGCGGGCCGGCGTCCGCGACCTGCTCGCGCCCACCGCGGACGCCGGCGAGATCCGCGCCGCCGTCGAGCGCGCCGGCTCGGCCGCGGCCGGACGCCGACGGGTGCTGCGCCCGGTCGAGGAGACCGCCCGCTACACCGGGCGGGTCATCACCGTGGCCTCCCCGAAGGGCGGCGTCGGCAAGACGACCGTGTCGACCAACCTGGCGATCGGCCTGACCGCGGCCGCGCCGCAGTCGACGGTCCTGGTCGACCTCGACGTCCAGTTCGGCGACGTCGCCTCCGCGCTGGGCCTGACGCCGGAGTACGCGCTGCCCGACGTCGCGCACGGCCCGGCGGCCGAGGACACCATGGTCCTCAAGACCTTCCTCACCCAGCACCCCAGCGGCCTGTACGCGGTGTGCGGGGCGGAGTCCCCGGCGGCCGGCGACGCGGTCACCGGCGCCGACGTCACCCGGCTACTGGCCTCGCTGGCCCGCGAGTTCCGCTACGTCGTCGTCGACACCGCGCCCGGGCTCTCGGAGCAGACGCTCGCCGCCCTCGACCGCGCCACCGACGTGGTCATGGTGACCCAGCATGGACGTCCCCGGGGTCCGCGGGCTGCGCAAGGAGCTCGACGTGCTGCGCGAGCTGTGCATGATCCCGGCCGGCCGGCACGTGGTCATGAACCTCGCCGACGCCAAGGGCGGGCTGTCGATGCGCGACGTCGAGACGGCGATCGGCACCGGCGTGGACGTCGTCGTCCCGCGCTCGGCCGCGGTACCGGTGTCGACCAACCAGGGGGTGCCGATCGTCGCCGGCGGCCGCAAGGACCCGGCGGCCAAGGAGCTGCAGCGGCTGGTCGCCCGGTTCGCCGCCACCCCGATCGTCCGGCCCGGCCGCTACCGCGCGAAGCACCGGGCGGCGTCGTGACCTCCGCCTGCGTGCACCGGGCGGCGTCGTGA
- the cpaB gene encoding Flp pilus assembly protein CpaB, with amino-acid sequence MRRRLLAALAALLLAATGAVVLLAYVRGADARALAGVQTVDVLVVDRPVAEGTPGEELAELVRTERLPAKAAVPGAVTDLDELAGRVATVDLQPGEQLLAARFAVPGDLGVPGTVPAPEGTAEVSLLLEPQRAVGGRLAAGDTVGVHVSLDGRTRAVLSRVLVTQVQGAPVAVADGEGTDTASSGGAAPSASLMVTLGLRPEAAEAVVFGMEHGTVWLSLEPEGVDTTGTEVITPENVYDKDYS; translated from the coding sequence TTGAGACGCCGACTGCTCGCCGCCCTCGCGGCGCTGCTCCTCGCCGCCACCGGCGCCGTGGTCCTCCTGGCCTACGTGCGCGGCGCCGACGCCCGCGCCCTCGCCGGGGTGCAGACCGTGGACGTGCTCGTGGTCGACCGGCCGGTCGCCGAGGGGACGCCGGGGGAGGAGCTGGCCGAGCTGGTCCGCACCGAGCGACTGCCGGCGAAGGCCGCGGTCCCCGGTGCCGTGACCGACCTCGACGAGCTGGCTGGCCGGGTCGCCACCGTCGACCTGCAGCCGGGCGAGCAGCTGCTGGCGGCCCGCTTCGCCGTCCCGGGGGACCTCGGCGTGCCCGGCACGGTCCCCGCCCCCGAGGGCACCGCCGAGGTCAGCCTGCTGCTCGAGCCGCAGCGCGCGGTCGGCGGCCGGCTGGCGGCCGGGGACACCGTGGGCGTGCACGTCTCCCTCGACGGACGGACCCGCGCCGTCCTCAGTCGGGTCCTGGTCACCCAGGTGCAGGGTGCGCCGGTCGCCGTCGCGGACGGCGAGGGGACCGACACCGCCTCCTCCGGCGGCGCGGCGCCCTCGGCCAGCCTCATGGTCACCCTCGGGCTACGGCCCGAGGCGGCCGAGGCGGTCGTCTTCGGCATGGAGCACGGCACCGTCTGGCTCTCCCTCGAGCCCGAGGGCGTCGACACCACCGGCACCGAGGTCATCACCCCCGAGAACGTCTACGACAAGGACTACTCATGA
- a CDS encoding pilus assembly protein TadG-related protein, giving the protein MLLALLLVPILGFTAIAVDVGALYAERARLQTAADAAALAVARDCARGACGDMRATAQDLVDANTGNATAAPPVLASDPVRVTVTGSTPTEHWFAPVIGHESTQVTATATVAWGAPDAGTAMLPLIFSWCEFTAQTGGGLPSTTTQRTIELPKKSDTGCTGPSNMFVPGGFGWLTTDGGNTCRATSRVGGRFTSEPGNNPSQGCDTEDVAALVGRTVLLPIFDEAGGTGSSAWYHVHGYAAFTITAYHFGGQYDAGQPCKGEDRCIRGYFTRFVDAGDSFTYGPGAPSLGAWVLRLVR; this is encoded by the coding sequence GTGCTCCTGGCCCTGCTGCTGGTGCCGATCCTCGGGTTCACCGCGATCGCCGTCGACGTCGGCGCGCTCTACGCGGAGCGCGCCCGGCTGCAGACGGCGGCCGATGCCGCGGCCCTCGCGGTCGCCCGGGACTGCGCCCGCGGCGCCTGCGGCGACATGCGGGCCACCGCGCAGGACCTGGTCGACGCCAACACCGGCAACGCCACCGCCGCCCCGCCGGTGCTCGCCAGCGACCCCGTCCGCGTCACGGTCACCGGCAGCACGCCCACCGAGCACTGGTTCGCACCGGTCATCGGCCACGAGTCGACGCAGGTGACGGCGACCGCGACCGTCGCCTGGGGTGCGCCCGACGCCGGGACGGCGATGCTGCCGCTGATCTTCTCCTGGTGCGAGTTCACGGCCCAGACCGGCGGCGGCCTGCCCTCGACCACCACCCAGCGCACCATCGAGCTGCCGAAGAAGTCCGACACCGGCTGCACCGGGCCCTCGAACATGTTCGTCCCCGGCGGCTTCGGATGGCTGACCACCGACGGGGGGAACACCTGCCGGGCCACCTCGAGGGTCGGCGGCCGGTTCACCTCCGAGCCGGGCAACAACCCCTCGCAGGGCTGCGACACCGAGGACGTGGCCGCGCTGGTCGGCCGCACGGTGCTGCTGCCGATCTTCGACGAGGCGGGCGGCACCGGCAGCAGCGCCTGGTACCACGTCCACGGCTACGCCGCGTTCACGATCACCGCCTACCACTTCGGCGGGCAGTACGACGCCGGCCAGCCGTGCAAGGGCGAGGACCGCTGCATCCGCGGCTACTTCACCCGCTTCGTCGACGCCGGCGACTCCTTCACCTACGGCCCCGGCGCGCCCTCCCTGGGTGCCTGGGTCCTCCGACTCGTTCGATAG
- a CDS encoding TadE/TadG family type IV pilus assembly protein has protein sequence MRTRLRDQHGASAVEFAMIVPLLLVLVLGIAEFGHAFQVQGTLSAAAREGARVMALQNDPAAARTAVRDASPTLDPAVANAQITVTPQTGCPMTSTTTQNVRVTVDYPMPFLTDFFGARIDLTGTGVMRCNG, from the coding sequence GTGCGCACCCGACTGCGCGACCAGCACGGCGCCAGTGCCGTGGAGTTCGCGATGATCGTGCCGCTGCTGCTCGTCCTGGTGCTCGGCATCGCCGAGTTCGGGCACGCGTTCCAGGTGCAGGGCACCCTGTCCGCCGCCGCCCGCGAGGGTGCCCGCGTCATGGCCCTGCAGAACGACCCGGCCGCGGCGCGCACCGCCGTCCGGGACGCCAGCCCCACGCTCGACCCGGCGGTCGCCAACGCGCAGATCACCGTCACGCCGCAGACCGGCTGCCCGATGACGAGCACGACGACCCAGAACGTGCGGGTGACCGTCGACTACCCGATGCCGTTCCTCACCGACTTCTTCGGCGCGCGCATCGACCTGACCGGAACGGGGGTCATGCGGTGCAACGGCTGA
- a CDS encoding Flp family type IVb pilin encodes MLNLISNPLATIVTLYSFAEERLEREEKGATAVEYGLMVGLIAVVIIAAVALLGTKLDGLFDTIGAKLGGTATTTTPAT; translated from the coding sequence GTGCTCAACCTCATCAGCAACCCGCTGGCCACCATCGTCACGCTCTACTCGTTCGCCGAGGAGCGCCTCGAGCGTGAGGAGAAGGGCGCCACCGCCGTCGAGTACGGCCTCATGGTCGGCCTGATCGCCGTCGTCATCATCGCCGCCGTCGCCCTGCTCGGCACGAAGCTGGACGGTCTGTTCGACACCATCGGCGCCAAGCTCGGCGGCACCGCCACCACCACGACGCCCGCCACCTGA
- a CDS encoding prepilin peptidase, whose amino-acid sequence MLAALAVVALLFGAGAGLLVNRAAGRFPWPPGSGARELLGPGPVAVRPPVVEVVTALLVTLTVLRSGLTWELPAFLLLAVVGVLLAVVDLQHRLLPNRVVLPALAAGTVLLLLPALADGAWVSLLRAVLGAAALFAVYLVLALLSPGGLGMGDVKLAALLGLYLGWLGWAAVVLGALAGFVVQAVVAVGLLATRRIGLRGELPFGPAMLAGAALVIGGTALLP is encoded by the coding sequence GTGCTCGCTGCCCTCGCCGTCGTCGCCCTGCTCTTCGGGGCGGGCGCGGGCCTGCTGGTCAACCGCGCCGCCGGCCGTTTCCCCTGGCCGCCGGGTTCCGGTGCCCGGGAACTGCTGGGGCCCGGCCCGGTCGCCGTCCGCCCGCCGGTGGTCGAGGTCGTCACCGCGCTGCTGGTGACGCTCACCGTGCTGCGCAGCGGGCTCACCTGGGAGCTGCCGGCGTTCCTGCTGCTCGCCGTCGTGGGGGTGCTGCTCGCCGTCGTGGACCTGCAGCACCGGCTGCTGCCCAACCGCGTGGTGCTGCCGGCGCTGGCGGCGGGGACGGTGCTGCTGCTCCTCCCGGCCCTCGCCGACGGCGCCTGGGTCTCGCTGCTGCGGGCGGTGCTGGGCGCCGCAGCGCTGTTCGCGGTCTACCTCGTGCTCGCCCTCCTCTCACCCGGCGGCCTGGGCATGGGCGACGTGAAGCTCGCCGCGCTCCTCGGCCTGTACCTGGGCTGGCTCGGCTGGGCGGCGGTCGTGCTGGGGGCGCTCGCCGGCTTCGTCGTGCAGGCCGTGGTCGCGGTCGGCCTGCTGGCCACCCGGCGGATCGGGCTGCGCGGCGAGCTGCCCTTCGGCCCCGCCATGCTCGCCGGCGCCGCCCTCGTCATCGGCGGGACAGCGCTGCTGCCCTGA
- a CDS encoding lysylphosphatidylglycerol synthase transmembrane domain-containing protein, which yields MAGGGAGRRISFWPPARVRRPADAVRLALAAAALLVLVLLAVRVPGVPTPGVALADAVLGGLPRTLLSIANGIASLGVLAVLGAVLLDALRHRRFTAVSAVLACALALGLGEAAEWLLGREDLLGPAEDAAVTPIAAAVGLLVGGDLQRRPRWSAPARVALGAALLCALALGSLTLLSGAVAVLAGAAAGLTVRVLLGVVPARPDEERVRAVLAAAGLPVTGLRPLPHPPESLRYAASSPDGDLEVTVVDPDRRGVSLARRALSLLRLRSSVVGRPALTLRGQLEREALCAGIARAADVPAPAVLTMLSAGPALLSVARPLSGTPLSAADGDPAARLPAAFAALRRVHRAGLSHGALTPDSVVLLPDGGVGFTAWQSAQPAAADLQRELDVVALLVTAAAHAGVHEAVAALRTGYGSEPAAEARLAALTQPLVLPPPLRDAVRRTGVVGDLRTELAGSTGTDHATAPRLERVRLRTLVTVVAATFAAYVLASQLSEVSLGSTLGAARWEWLVVAVLGSAVTYVGAALALQAFVPIGLPLARTTLVQVATAFVTLVTPPTVGHVGLGIRYLQRAGVPLATAAASVAVSQVVTVVVTVAVLLLCSWVSGVSGTRPALLPSGEVLVVLLAATAVLVVVALLPPTRRLLHRRVEPLLRQTLPQLLTALTQPRRLATAALGILLLNGGYVLALDASLRAFSASLSLPTLVVVYLAASTIGSAAPTPGGLGAVEAALVGALTATGVPVTAALTAVLAFRTATFWLPAPFGWLAFLALQRRQHI from the coding sequence GTGGCGGGGGGAGGTGCGGGCCGGCGGATCTCCTTCTGGCCGCCCGCCCGGGTCCGCCGTCCCGCGGACGCCGTCCGGCTGGCGCTCGCGGCCGCTGCGCTGCTCGTCCTGGTCCTGCTCGCCGTGCGGGTACCCGGTGTCCCCACTCCCGGGGTCGCTCTCGCGGACGCCGTCCTGGGCGGACTGCCGCGCACCCTGCTGTCGATCGCCAACGGCATCGCCTCGCTCGGCGTGCTGGCGGTCCTCGGCGCCGTCCTGCTGGACGCGCTCCGGCACCGCCGCTTCACCGCCGTCTCCGCCGTCCTGGCCTGCGCCCTGGCACTGGGGCTCGGCGAGGCCGCGGAGTGGCTGCTGGGCCGCGAGGACCTGCTGGGGCCGGCCGAGGACGCGGCGGTGACCCCGATCGCCGCCGCGGTCGGCCTGCTGGTCGGCGGCGACCTGCAGCGACGCCCGCGCTGGTCGGCGCCCGCCCGCGTGGCGCTCGGGGCGGCGCTGCTCTGCGCGCTGGCGCTGGGCAGCCTCACCCTGCTCAGCGGGGCCGTCGCCGTCCTCGCCGGAGCCGCGGCGGGTCTGACCGTGCGGGTCCTGCTGGGCGTCGTCCCCGCCCGCCCCGACGAGGAGCGGGTCCGCGCCGTCCTCGCTGCGGCCGGTCTCCCGGTGACCGGGCTGCGGCCGCTGCCGCACCCGCCGGAGAGCCTCCGCTACGCCGCCTCCTCGCCCGACGGCGACCTCGAGGTCACCGTCGTCGACCCCGACCGGCGCGGCGTCTCGCTGGCCCGCCGCGCGCTGTCGCTGCTGCGGCTGCGGTCCTCGGTCGTCGGCCGGCCCGCGCTGACGCTGCGCGGGCAGCTCGAGCGGGAGGCGTTGTGCGCCGGGATCGCCCGCGCGGCCGACGTCCCCGCGCCGGCGGTGCTGACGATGCTGTCCGCGGGCCCGGCGCTGCTGTCGGTGGCCCGGCCGCTGTCGGGGACCCCGCTGTCGGCCGCGGACGGCGACCCGGCCGCCCGGCTCCCCGCCGCCTTCGCCGCGCTGCGGCGCGTGCACCGGGCCGGGCTGTCCCACGGCGCGCTGACCCCCGACTCCGTCGTCCTGCTGCCGGACGGCGGGGTCGGCTTCACCGCGTGGCAGTCCGCCCAACCCGCGGCCGCCGACCTGCAGCGTGAACTGGACGTCGTGGCGCTGCTGGTCACCGCCGCCGCGCACGCCGGCGTGCACGAGGCGGTGGCCGCGCTGCGGACGGGCTACGGGTCCGAGCCGGCGGCCGAGGCGCGACTCGCGGCCCTGACCCAGCCCCTGGTCCTGCCGCCGCCCCTGCGCGACGCGGTGCGCCGGACCGGCGTCGTCGGCGACCTGCGGACCGAGCTCGCCGGGTCGACCGGGACGGACCACGCGACGGCGCCGCGGCTCGAGCGCGTCCGGCTGCGGACGCTCGTCACCGTGGTCGCGGCGACGTTCGCCGCCTACGTGCTGGCCTCCCAGCTCTCCGAGGTGAGCCTCGGCAGCACGCTGGGCGCGGCCCGCTGGGAGTGGCTCGTCGTCGCGGTGCTCGGCTCGGCCGTCACCTACGTCGGTGCCGCACTCGCGCTGCAGGCCTTCGTGCCCATCGGCCTACCGCTGGCCCGGACGACGCTGGTGCAGGTCGCGACCGCCTTCGTCACCCTCGTCACCCCGCCGACCGTCGGGCACGTCGGGCTCGGCATCCGCTACCTGCAGCGCGCCGGCGTCCCGCTGGCGACCGCCGCGGCCAGCGTCGCGGTGAGCCAGGTCGTCACCGTCGTCGTCACCGTGGCGGTGCTGCTGCTGTGCAGCTGGGTCAGCGGCGTCTCGGGAACCCGCCCGGCGCTGTTGCCCAGCGGCGAGGTCCTCGTCGTCCTGCTCGCGGCGACGGCGGTGCTCGTCGTCGTGGCGCTGCTGCCCCCCACCCGGCGGCTGCTGCACCGCCGCGTCGAGCCGCTGCTGCGCCAGACGCTGCCCCAGCTGCTCACCGCACTGACCCAGCCACGCCGCCTCGCGACGGCCGCGCTCGGCATCCTGCTGCTCAACGGCGGCTACGTGCTGGCTCTCGACGCCTCGCTGCGCGCCTTCTCCGCGTCGCTGTCCCTGCCGACGCTCGTCGTCGTCTACCTCGCGGCGTCCACGATCGGGTCGGCGGCGCCCACGCCCGGCGGGCTCGGCGCCGTCGAGGCCGCCCTCGTCGGCGCCCTGACGGCGACCGGCGTGCCGGTGACCGCCGCGCTCACCGCCGTGCTCGCGTTCCGGACGGCGACGTTCTGGCTGCCGGCCCCCTTCGGCTGGCTCGCCTTCCTCGCGCTGCAGCGCAGGCAGCACATCTGA